The Rhizobium rhododendri nucleotide sequence CAGGAGGAAGATAACCATGTTGTGCTCGGCACCGTGGCAAGCGCCCCAACGAAATTCAGGGCTGCAAGGGTGGTGATGCTGACGACGCTGACATCCGGTATTCTCTACGGCACGTGGTATATCTGTTCCACCTATCTGGGCCTCAGCATCGACGCCATTCCGCAGATCGTTCCGCGCTTCGAATAGTGGAATTGGATGTGGCAGCGCTTTGCGCGCGATAATCGGCAAGGTTGCTGTCATCGCTGCAACCCATGCAGTGTGTCATACGCCCGTCATCTATCGGATGCATAGACCGCACTGCGGGAAGTCCGATCCGCCGCCTGGATGTTAATATTTCGGGCTTCGTGAAAGGCCAAAAAAAAACAAGGCCAGAAGCCTTGTTTTCAAAGTATCGCGTGATCCGTAACCGTTACCGGGGCTGCGACTAAGCGCGCCTAAGATCTAATCCTCCCAAGACTTGACCGCGAGATCGACAGGAATTTAATCATCCTGCCTCTTTTGTGAGCTGAAACTAGCCCAAGGAGGGGGCTTTGTCATCTGTTTTTTTGCATATTTGTTACACCTGCGCAAATTTTTTCTGTTGACAAGTTTTTGCTAAAGTCGTCAATCGTGCGTCATTTTGGCGCGGTGGGCCGAAAGGTGGGGATGGCGCATCCGGTCCCCCGATGCGCCGTGAAGGCGGGCAAATGCGGGTTTCTTTCCGTCCGCGAAGCAGCTATGAACGCCCCCAGCGTTAACTTTTTTGCGATTCCGCCAATAGCGGATTCGTACAACCTCTGGAATATGCGATGCGCCTGTCCCGATACTTCATGCCTATCCTCAAGGAAAATCCCAAGGAAGCGGAAATCGTCTCGCATCGACTGATGCTGCGCGCCGGCATGATCCGCCAGCAGAGCCAGGGCATCTACTCGTGGCTGCCGCTCGGCAAGCGTGTTCTCGACAAGGTCAACAACATCATTCGCGAGGAGCAAAACCGCTCCGGCGCCATCGAACTGTCGATGCCGACCCTACAGTCAGCCGAACTCTGGCAGGAAAGCGGACGTTACGAAGCGTACGGCAAGGAAATGCTGCGCATCAAGGACCGTCAGGACCGGCCAATGCTCTACGGCCCGACCAACGAGGAAATGATCACCGACATTTTCCGTTCGTCGGTCAAATCCTACAAGGATCTGCCCCTCAACCTCTATCACATCCAGCTGAAATTCCGCGATGAGATCCGTCCGCGCTTCGGCACCATGCGCTCGCGCGAGTTCATGATGAAGGACGCCTATTCCTTCGACCTGACCAAGGAGGGTGCCGAACATTCTTACAAGAAGATGTTCGCGGCCTACCTGCGGACGTTCGAGCGGCTTGGCCTGCGCGCCATCCCGATGCGTGCCGACACCGGCCCCATCGGCGGCGACCTTAGCCATGAGTTCATCATTCTGGCCGACACCGGCGAGTCGGAAGTCTTCAGCCACCGCGACTTTGTGAAATTCGACATCCCCGCCGAGGACACTGACTTCGACGATATCGCCGGCATCAACGCGATCTTCGAAAAGTGGACATCGGTCTACGCCGCCACTTCCGAAATGCACGACGAGGCGGCCTTCGACGCCATCCCCGATAGCGAGCGCCTGTCCGCACGCGGTATCGAAGTCGGCCACATCTTCTATTTCGGAACCAAATATTCCGAGCCGATGAACGCCAAGGTACAGGGTCCCGATGGCAAGGAGCACCTCGTTCACATGGGCTCCTACGGCATCGGACCGACACGTCTGGTGCCTGCCATCATCGAAGCGTCGCACGATGAAAACGGAATCATCTGGCCAGCATCCGTGTCCCCCTTCGATGCCATCATCATCAACATGAAGGCGGGTGACGAAGCCTGTGATTCTGCCTGCGAAAAGCTTTATTCGACGCTTACCAAGGCGGGTAGGGACATCCTCCTCGATGACCGCGACGAACGAGCCGGCACGAAATTCGCGACGGCAGACCTGATCGGCGTGCCGCTGCAGATCATCGTCGGTCCGCGCTCCGTTGCGTCGGGCGAGGTGGAGGTCAAGGATCGCAAGACCGGTGCGCGCGAGACCATGACCATGGACGCTGCAATCAACCGGCTTCTGGGCTGAGCGAAGGACGACAGGGTATGGCGGTAAGCGGCGCAGCAGTGGCCAAACAGGAAAAGACATCTGGCGCTCGCTCGCCGTCGCGTGCATTTTCTGCATTCGAACGGCTCGTTGCCTGGCGCTACCTGCGCGCCCGGCGCAAGGAAGCCTATATCTCGGTGATTGCGGGCTTTTCCTTCATTGGCATCATGCTCGGCGTCGCGACGCTGATCATCGTGATGGCGGTCATGAACGGTTTCCGCACCGAACTGATTTCGCGCATCCTCGGCCTTAACGGCCATGTCATCGTCCAGCCTATCGACACTCCGCTGAACGACTACGCGGCACTTGCCAAGAAGTTTGCGGCCGTTCCCGGCGTGACCATGGCCCTGCCGCTGGTGGAGGGCGAAACGCTCGCCTCCGGCCGGGGTGGCGTCGGCAGCGGTGCGTTGATCCGCGGTATTCGTGCCGAGGATCTTGAGAAGCTGAAGACCGTCTCCGGCAACATAAAGAGCGGCGACATGGTGGGCTTTGCCGCCGGCACCGGTGTGCTGATCGGCTCGCGCATGGCACAGCAGCTGGGGCTGGCCGCCGGCGACCAGATCACTCTCATTGCACCCGACGGCGACGTCACGCCATTCGGCGTCAACCCGCGCGTAAAATCCTACACCGTCTCCGGTATCTTCGAGATAGGCATGTCCGAATACGATTCCTCCATCGTCTTCATGCCGCTCGAAGAGGCGCAGCTCTATTTCAACTCGCCCGGCATCGTCCAATCCATCGAGATCTTCGTCAACAAGCCCGACGATGTCGACACCATCAAGCCTTTGATAGAGGCAGCAGCCGGCCGGCAGGTCTACCTCACTGACTGGCGCGCCCGCAACGAGACGTTCTTCTCGGCCCTCCAAGTCGAGCGCAACGTCATGTTCATGATCCTGACGATGATCGTGCTGGTCGCGGCACTGAACATCATCTCCGGCCTCATCATGCTGGTGAAGGACAAGGGCAGCGACATCGCCATCCTCAGGACGATGGGGGCGACATCCGGCTCCATCATGCGGATATTCTTCATGACCGGGGCAGCTATCGGCATCGTCGGCACTTTTGGTGGGGTCGCGCTCGGCGTCCTCGTTTGCATCAACATCGAATCCATCCGCAAATTTTTCTCTTGGGTTTCCGGCACCGTGCTGTTCGATCCGCAGCTGTATTTCCTGAGCAAGCTGCCGGCCGAGATGAACCTCAGCGAAACTGTCACTGTCGTCGTCATGGCGCTTGGCCTGTCGTTCCTCGCCACGATCTTCCCCGCCTGGCGTGCCTCGCGGCTCGACCCGGTCCAGGCGCTGCGCTATGAATAAGGATGCCAGCATTTCCATGAAATCCAACGTCGTGCTTCAGCTGACCGGCATCGATCGCCACTATGGTGAGGGCGAGACCATGCTCTCCATCCTGAAGGATGCAGATTTCGCGCTCCATCGCGGCGAAATCGTCGCGCTCGTTGCACCGTCCGGCACCGGCAAGTCGACGCTGCTGCACGTCGCCGGCCTGCTCGAGCAGCCCGATGCCGGCGATGTCACGATCAACGGCAATCCCTGCAACAACCTCACCGACGAGAAGCGCACGGCCATCCGTCGCAACGACATCGGCTTTGTCTACCAGTTCCACCACCTGCTGCCGGAGTTCTCGGCCATCGAGAATGTCATGATGCCGCAGATGATCGCCGGACTGACGCAGAAGGAAGCCCGGGCCAGGGCAAGCCAGCTTCTCGACTACATGCGCGTCGGCCATCGCGGCGAGCACCGCCCGGCCGAGCTCTCCGGCGGCGAACAGCAGCGAGTCGCCATCGCCCGTGCCGTCGCCAACGCGCCACTGGTGCTTCTCGCCGACGAACCCACCGGCAATCTCGACCCCGGCACCGCCCACTACGTCTTCGATGCCCTGGAGGCGCTGGTGCGCCAATCGGGACTGGCCGCGATGATTGCCACCCACAATCACGATCTGGCTGCCCGCATGGACCGTCGCGTTACAATCTCGGGCGGCAAGGTCGTCGAATTCTGATCGTCGTGCCGGTCAAGGCACGATGAGGCCGCCGCGATAGTCGAGTTCATAGGCCGCGCGACCGTCTACGATGATATGCTCGCGCCCGCTGAAATGGGTGCAATCACCGCTACTCTCGTCCGTGTAGCGACCGAAGTCATGGTCGAACTGCAACCCACCGAGGAACCGCTTCTCCTCGACATACAGATGCCGCAACGCTGCCTTGATGACGCAGCCCGCCTTCACAGCATCGATCGTGCCGGCTCGATGATCCTCCCGAAATAATTCATCGCCCAGACGGGATCGCCTGATAACCACACCACCTCCTGGCCGGCAAAATCGGAGCCTCCGAAATAGCTGTCGAGATAACGCCACCGACCGCGCTCGTAACCGGTGTCGTGAGACCCCGGACGACAGGAAGATAGTTTTACCGCATCCGCTACATAGGTCTGCGATTTCGCCACGACAATAAAGTCATTCAGCAGCGTCCGATCCATAACTGCTCCCCTGGATGCATTCCCAGGGTTGCATTTTCACGCGGCCATGTAAAGAACAAAATAAGAACAAAGGCATCTGGCTGCAGGCGCTGTAATTGTCCCGGCGCTCATTCATCGCGGATGCCACACGCGTCCATGGCAGTTTGATCCGCCCAGTCGGCAACTGCGACCGTCCTCGCGTCGACTTTGCGTTCCTTGCCACCGCTGCTGACCTTGCCGCTGAGCACATTATAGTCGCAGGTGCCGCTGTTGTCGGGATCCAGCGTGTCGTGATGGGTGTAAGTGAAGCCGGCAACGACGAACGTCGCGTTGCGATAGGCGATCGTCAGCGTCTGCTCCCAGCGGTCGCGTCCACCACCGCTGTTTTCCGAATGGACGGAGATCGAGCCGTTAGGCAGCGTCGATATGCCTGCGTCCCTGCCGAACATTCCGTCGAGACTGGTATTGCCGGATACCTTGTTCGGTGCTGCTGCGGCGAGATGAAGGAGAAGATGCTCCCTGTCGCGCACGTAGATGTAGATGCCGATGTCGTCGCCATCATCCTCAGGGGCAATCAGCAGGGCGAGGTCAGCATTGCCGTCCCTGTTCCAGTCGCCGATCGCAGCTCCGATGATCTTTTCCGGCGCGATATCGCCGGCAAACGCACTCGACACGCATAAGGCGGCACCGACCAGCGCCAAGGCCAAATTTTTCATGATCATCTCCTCCACGCACGCTCATAGCATGGCGTCGGTGTACGTCCCAGCCATAGGGAATAGCGTAGCAGCATTTGAATCAAGCTCGCTGAAATGCTGTTGACAGGTGAATATAAAGGGAACATATAAGGAACATAACAACACCGGAGAGGCCCAATGACCGATATTATTCGAGACGTCGCCGCTTTCGCCTCCATCGTCATGTTCGTCACCAGCCTGTCGATCATCGTCATGGCGATGTAAGTTTTCGGGTATGACGACCGCCACGTGGTCTTGCCGACCTGAGTTGTTCTGGACTTTGCTAACCGCTATGCCGACAATAGGACCGATTCATTCGGGCATGCGGAAGGGCTTATCATGGCAGAGGCAACTGACAGGCAGGGCGGACCCTCTGGATCGTCGCCGGAGTTCGTGCATCTGCGTGTGCATTCGGCATATTCGCTTCTAGAAGGCGCTTTGCCGCTGAAGAAGATCCTCGCCAAGGCTTCAAGCGACAGCCAGCCGGCTCTGGCGATCACCGATACCAACAACCTGTTCATCGCGCTCGAGTTCTCCCAGAAGGCGATGGACGAGGGTCTGCAGCCGATCATCGGCTGCCAGGTTTCGATCGACATGGAAGACAGTGTCGAGGGCGAGAAGCGCAACGGCCAGCAGGGGCTCGCCAAGCTGCCTGCCATCGTGCTTCTGGCGGCCAGCGACGCCGGCTACGAGCGCATGGTCGATCTCGTCAGTCGCGCCTATCTCGGCGGCGACAATAGTCAGGCCGTGCATGTCAAGGCGTCCTGGCTGGAGGAGATCGGTACCGACGGCCTGATCGCGCTGTCCGGCTCCGTTGGCGGGCCCGTCGATATCGAAATCAAGGAAGGCCATCCGCAGAAGGCGGTGGCGAGGCTGCTGCGCCTGAAGGCGCTTTTCGGCGACCGGCTCTATGTCGAGTTGCAGCGCCACGGCACCTATGATCGCCGCCACGAACAACGCATGATTGCACTCGCCTACGAGCACGAACTGCCGTTGGTCGCCACCAACGAGGCCTTCTTTCCGACCCGCGACGACTACGATGCCCATGATGCGCTGATGGCTGTCGCCCACAATGCGATCGTCTCGGACGACAGCCGGTTTCGCCTCACGCCGGACCACTATCTGAAAAGCCGCGCCGAAATGGCAAGGCTGTTTGCCGATCTGCCGGAGGCGCTGGCCAACACCGTCGAGATCGCCGAGCGCTGTGCTTTCGTGCTGCAGACCCGCAAGCCGATCCTGCCGCGCTTCACCGGCGCCAGCGATGATCCGAAGGAGGCTGAGCGCGCCGAGGCACTCGAATTGCGGGCGCAAGCTGTCGAGGGGCTCGACCTGCGGCTGGCGACGCTCGGCACGGCGCCGGGCTATGACGAACGGGTCTATCGCGACCGGCTGGAATTCGAACTCGGTGTTATCGAGCGCATGGGTTTTCCGGGCTACTTCCTGATCGTTGCCGACTTCATCAAGTGGGCGAAGAACGAGGATATCCCGGTCGGTCCCGGGCGCGGATCGGGTGCGGGCTCGCTGGTGGCCTATGCCCTGACCATCACCGACGTCGACCCTTTGCGTTTCTCGCTGCTGTTCGAACGCTTTCTCAATCCCGATCGTGTGTCGATGCCAGACTTCGACATCGACTTCTGCCAGGACCGGCGCGAAGAAGTCATCCGCTACGTCCAGAAGAAATACGGCCGCGAGCAGGTGGCGCAGATCATCACCTTCGGATCCCTGCAGGCCCGCGCTGCCCTGCGCGACGTCGGCCGCGTGCTGGAAATGCCCTATGGCCAGGTCGACAAGATCTCGAAGCTGGTGCCGAACAACCCGGCCAATCCGGTGACGCTCGCACAGGCGATCAAGGACGAGCCGCGATTTCAGGAGGAGGCCGAGAAGGAGCCGGTGGTCGCCCGCCTGCTTGACATCGCGCAGAAGCTGGAGGGTCTTTATCGCCACGCCTCGACCCATGCCGCCGGTATCGTCATCGGCGACCGGCCGCTGTCGAAGCTGGTGCCGATGTACCGCGATCCGCGCTCCGACATGCCGGTCACCCAGTTCAACATGAAGTGGGTCGAACAGGCGGGCCTCGTCAAGTTCGACTTTCTCGGCCTCAAGACCCTGACGGTGCTGAAGACGGCAGTCGATTTTGTGAAGCTACGCGGCATCTCGGTCGACCTCGCCACCATTCCGCTTGATGACGCGGTAACCTACGAGAAGCTGGCGCGCGGCGAAACGGTCGGCATCTTCCAGGTGGAAAGCCAGGGGATGCGCAAGGCGCTGCTCGGCATGCGGCCGGACTGCATCGAGGACATCATCGCACTGGTGGCGCTTTATCGTCCCGGCCCGATGGAAAATATCCCGACCTACAATGCCCGCAAGCACGGCGAGGAGGAGATCGAGTCGATCCACCCGATGATCGATCACCTTGTCAAGGAAACGCAGGGCGTCATCGTCTACCAGGAACAGGTGATGCAGATCGCCCAGGTCCTGTCAGGCTATTCGCTTGGCGAGGCGGATCTTTTGCGCCGCGCCATGGGCAAGAAGATCAAGGCGGAGATGGACCAGCAGCGCGTTCGCTTCGTCGAAGGTTCGATGAAGAACGGCGTCTCGAAGGTGCAGTCCGACAACATCTTCGAACTCTTGGCCAAATTCGCCAATTACGGCTTCAACAAGTCGCATGCCGCCGCCTACGCCATCGTCTCCTACCAAACGGCCTATATGAAGGCCCATTACCCGGTCGAGTTCCTCGCCGCGTCGATGACGCTGGATATGGCCAACACTGAAAAGGTCAACGATTTCCGCCAGGATGCCAAGCGCCTCGGCATCGAGGTCGTGGCGCCGTCGGTACAGACTTCTTTCCGCCATTTCCAGACCGGCGACCGAACGATCTTTTATTCGCTGGCTGCCATCAAGGGCGTTGGCGATGCCGCCGTCGAGCACATCGTCGAGGTGCGTGGCGACAAG carries:
- the dnaE gene encoding DNA polymerase III subunit alpha, producing MAEATDRQGGPSGSSPEFVHLRVHSAYSLLEGALPLKKILAKASSDSQPALAITDTNNLFIALEFSQKAMDEGLQPIIGCQVSIDMEDSVEGEKRNGQQGLAKLPAIVLLAASDAGYERMVDLVSRAYLGGDNSQAVHVKASWLEEIGTDGLIALSGSVGGPVDIEIKEGHPQKAVARLLRLKALFGDRLYVELQRHGTYDRRHEQRMIALAYEHELPLVATNEAFFPTRDDYDAHDALMAVAHNAIVSDDSRFRLTPDHYLKSRAEMARLFADLPEALANTVEIAERCAFVLQTRKPILPRFTGASDDPKEAERAEALELRAQAVEGLDLRLATLGTAPGYDERVYRDRLEFELGVIERMGFPGYFLIVADFIKWAKNEDIPVGPGRGSGAGSLVAYALTITDVDPLRFSLLFERFLNPDRVSMPDFDIDFCQDRREEVIRYVQKKYGREQVAQIITFGSLQARAALRDVGRVLEMPYGQVDKISKLVPNNPANPVTLAQAIKDEPRFQEEAEKEPVVARLLDIAQKLEGLYRHASTHAAGIVIGDRPLSKLVPMYRDPRSDMPVTQFNMKWVEQAGLVKFDFLGLKTLTVLKTAVDFVKLRGISVDLATIPLDDAVTYEKLARGETVGIFQVESQGMRKALLGMRPDCIEDIIALVALYRPGPMENIPTYNARKHGEEEIESIHPMIDHLVKETQGVIVYQEQVMQIAQVLSGYSLGEADLLRRAMGKKIKAEMDQQRVRFVEGSMKNGVSKVQSDNIFELLAKFANYGFNKSHAAAYAIVSYQTAYMKAHYPVEFLAASMTLDMANTEKVNDFRQDAKRLGIEVVAPSVQTSFRHFQTGDRTIFYSLAAIKGVGDAAVEHIVEVRGDKPFASIEDFCLRIDPKQVNRRVLESLLYAGAFDCFGIDRAQLLAGMERLIGYAQLAQENRRSGQHDMFGSGSASGPEKISFPAFTPWLASERLLKEFQVLGFYLTAHPLDAYSGVLDKLRVQSFADFSAGIKHGAGNARLAGTVIAKQERKTRTGNKMGIYTFSDATGQFEAVMFSELLAQYREILEVGKSFVLTAAAEERPEGISLRLNSVQSLEEKSLQMQKAMRVFVRDSGPLKMVAAHLNARGDGLVSFIVIKEDGKREVEVALPNKYRISPEIAAAMRSAPGVIDVELV
- a CDS encoding lipoprotein-releasing ABC transporter permease subunit; this translates as MAVSGAAVAKQEKTSGARSPSRAFSAFERLVAWRYLRARRKEAYISVIAGFSFIGIMLGVATLIIVMAVMNGFRTELISRILGLNGHVIVQPIDTPLNDYAALAKKFAAVPGVTMALPLVEGETLASGRGGVGSGALIRGIRAEDLEKLKTVSGNIKSGDMVGFAAGTGVLIGSRMAQQLGLAAGDQITLIAPDGDVTPFGVNPRVKSYTVSGIFEIGMSEYDSSIVFMPLEEAQLYFNSPGIVQSIEIFVNKPDDVDTIKPLIEAAAGRQVYLTDWRARNETFFSALQVERNVMFMILTMIVLVAALNIISGLIMLVKDKGSDIAILRTMGATSGSIMRIFFMTGAAIGIVGTFGGVALGVLVCINIESIRKFFSWVSGTVLFDPQLYFLSKLPAEMNLSETVTVVVMALGLSFLATIFPAWRASRLDPVQALRYE
- a CDS encoding ABC transporter ATP-binding protein encodes the protein MKSNVVLQLTGIDRHYGEGETMLSILKDADFALHRGEIVALVAPSGTGKSTLLHVAGLLEQPDAGDVTINGNPCNNLTDEKRTAIRRNDIGFVYQFHHLLPEFSAIENVMMPQMIAGLTQKEARARASQLLDYMRVGHRGEHRPAELSGGEQQRVAIARAVANAPLVLLADEPTGNLDPGTAHYVFDALEALVRQSGLAAMIATHNHDLAARMDRRVTISGGKVVEF
- the proS gene encoding proline--tRNA ligase — protein: MRLSRYFMPILKENPKEAEIVSHRLMLRAGMIRQQSQGIYSWLPLGKRVLDKVNNIIREEQNRSGAIELSMPTLQSAELWQESGRYEAYGKEMLRIKDRQDRPMLYGPTNEEMITDIFRSSVKSYKDLPLNLYHIQLKFRDEIRPRFGTMRSREFMMKDAYSFDLTKEGAEHSYKKMFAAYLRTFERLGLRAIPMRADTGPIGGDLSHEFIILADTGESEVFSHRDFVKFDIPAEDTDFDDIAGINAIFEKWTSVYAATSEMHDEAAFDAIPDSERLSARGIEVGHIFYFGTKYSEPMNAKVQGPDGKEHLVHMGSYGIGPTRLVPAIIEASHDENGIIWPASVSPFDAIIINMKAGDEACDSACEKLYSTLTKAGRDILLDDRDERAGTKFATADLIGVPLQIIVGPRSVASGEVEVKDRKTGARETMTMDAAINRLLG
- a CDS encoding DUF1467 family protein: MIQPVLSAMAVYFVVWWITLFAILPIGLRTQEEDNHVVLGTVASAPTKFRAARVVMLTTLTSGILYGTWYICSTYLGLSIDAIPQIVPRFE